In the genome of Pieris rapae chromosome 6, ilPieRapa1.1, whole genome shotgun sequence, one region contains:
- the LOC110997228 gene encoding telomere length and silencing protein 1 homolog: MDQNEEKDDVEVKFKPKKRNNLRQRVKLEDEEEEDEVQILAKLQEAKELQKLRQRPNGVSIIALATGQKTTLEDEVTCKDPYKVKSGGLINMQALKGGKIKQVDDAYDTGIGTQFSAETNKRDEDEEMMKYIEEQLSKRKEGHDQKNMERDENDTLKYLSPEEAALLSLPEHLRVSSTHRSEEMLSNQMLSGIPEVDLGIEAKIKNIEATEEAKMKLLWERQNKKDGPSQFVPTNMAVNFVQHNRFNLENANNKKKKVEKEKPKEVRVVTSIDESVDKIVKKAKGERATDDYHYEKFRKQFRKY; the protein is encoded by the exons ATGGACCAAAACGAAGAAAAAGATGATGttgaagttaaatttaaaccaaaaaagagaaataatttACGACAAAGAGTAAAACTGGAAGACGAAGAAGAGGAAGATGAGGTTCAAATCTTAGCGAAATTACAAGAGGCTAAAGAACTACAAAAACTCCGGCAGAGACCCAATGGTGTTAGTATAATTGCTTTGGCGACTGGACAAAAAACTACTTTAGAGGATGAAGTGACATGTAAAGATCCATATAAAGTGAAATCTGGTGGATTGATAAATATGCAAGCATTAAAAGGTGGTAAAATTAAGCAAGTAGATGATGCATATGATACGGGTATAGGGACACAATTCTCTGCCGAAACAAATAAACGTGATGAAGATGAGGAAATGATGAAGTACATTGAAGAGCAACTATCGAAACGAAAAG agGGGCATGATCAGAAAAACATGGAAAGAGATGAAAATGATACACTCAAATACTTGTCGCCTGAAGAAGCAGCATTGCTTTCTCTTCCTGAACACTTAAGAGTATCCTCCACACATAGATCAGAAGAGATGCTGTCAAATCAAATGCTAAGTGGTATTCCAGAAGTGGACCTTGGTATTgaagcaaaaattaaaaatattgaagccACTGAAGAGGCAAAAATGAAACTTCTATGGGAACGGCAAAACAAAAAAGATGGCCCATCCCAATTTGTGCCAACAAATATGGCAGTAAATTTTGTCCAGCATAATAGATTTAACTTAGAAAATGCTaacaacaagaaaaaaaaggttgaaaaagaaaaaccaAAGGAGGTTAGAGTTGTAACTTCAATAGATGAAAGTGTGGATAAAATAGTGAAAAAAGCAAAAGGGGAACGAGCAACTGATGATTATCACTATGAAAAGTTTAGGAAACAGTTTAGAAAgtattga